A genome region from Bacillota bacterium includes the following:
- a CDS encoding transcriptional repressor — MRNTRQRQVVLDIVRSTSTHPTADWVYEQARQIIPNISLGTVYRLLNRLHEEGLVAQVDVGSRKSRFDGNPGDHQHIVCEKCGRIADVPDVIDATATLHIEQITGFRVSTHRVDWFGVCPECQAQSTR; from the coding sequence ATGAGGAACACGCGGCAGAGACAGGTTGTGCTGGATATTGTTCGGAGCACCAGCACCCATCCCACCGCGGACTGGGTGTATGAACAGGCACGTCAAATCATCCCCAATATCAGTCTGGGTACCGTTTATCGCCTGCTAAACCGTCTGCACGAGGAGGGGCTGGTGGCTCAGGTCGATGTGGGGTCCCGAAAATCCCGCTTCGACGGGAATCCCGGCGACCATCAGCATATCGTCTGCGAAAAGTGCGGACGTATTGCCGATGTGCCTGATGTGATCGATGCCACAGCAACACTGCATATAGAGCAGATAACAGGCTTCCGTGTGAGCACGCATCGGGTGGACTGGTTCGGCGTGTGTCCGGAATGTCAGGCGCAATCCACCAGATAA